A genomic window from Vitis riparia cultivar Riparia Gloire de Montpellier isolate 1030 chromosome 16, EGFV_Vit.rip_1.0, whole genome shotgun sequence includes:
- the LOC117934178 gene encoding GDSL esterase/lipase At4g10955-like, with product MAPELEDFDLTGLKQLAVVDWRNNHHCRAVAASLVQGAYISERNRQKSQDPQVQRPRWWSSFHFEVKRVLIDDKDSSIYGVVYEFKHTNPNNLPECAPKCVIAFRGTILKSSSAKQDMKLNIKLLTAELRKDNSRFKPALDAVKEVVKEAEPANIWLAGHSLGSAIAMLVGKSMAQEEGKYLKTFLFNPPFLRSSLSKNINSPRLENVICSTKNVIKAGISFVGGDHFWEKRHHQFNKLSPWIPNLFVNQDDPICSGYIDHFRNRKIEDEIRSIKSAIKAAFVKDPQLPIYLLPKAYLTISKNSSSPNICKIREAHGLQQWWYQMSIGPGFADSSTKVLIDDAIPVGEP from the exons ATGGCTCCTGAATTGGAAGATTTCGACCTCACAGGACTGAAACAGCTCGCTGTTGTTGACTG GAGAAATAATCATCACTGCCGGGCAGTTGCTGCCAGCCTGGTTCAGGGAGCATACATTTCAGAACGTAATCGCCAGAAATCCCAAGATCCCCAAGTTCAGCGTCCCCGTTGGTGGTCCTCCTTTCATTTTGAGGTAAAACGTGTGCTCATAGATGATAAAGATTCATCCATCTACGGTGTCGTTTATGAATTCAAGCACACAAACCCCAACAATTTGCCAGAATGCGCCCCAAAGTGTGTGATTGCCTTTCGTGGAACAATCCTCAAATCTAGCTCCGCAAAACAGGATATGAAGTTGAATATCAAGCTCTTGACTGCTGAACTTCGCAAGGACAACTCTCGCTTTAAACCCGCGCTGGACGCTGTCAAAGAAGTTGTTAAAGAAGCTGAGCCTGCAAATATTTGGTTAGCAGGACATTCCCTGGGGTCGGCCATTGCAATGCTGGTTGGAAAATCCATGGCCCAGGAGGAGGGTAAGTATCTCAAAACTTTCCTTTTCAATCCGCCTTTCTTGAGGTCTTCCCTCTCAAAGAATATCAACAGTCCACGTTTGGAGAATGTAATCTGCTCAACAAAGAATGTTATCAAAGCTGGGATCTCTTTTGTTGGGGGTGATCATTTTTGGGAGAAACGACATcaccaatttaataaattgtctCCTTGGATCCCCAACCTGTTTGTGAACCAAGACGATCCTATTTGCTCAGGGTATATAGACCATTTTAGAAATAGGAAGATCGAAGATGAGATACGTTCAATAAAGAGTGCAATAAAAGCTGCATTTGTGAAGGATCCACAACTACCCATATATCTACTTCCTAAGGCATATCTAACTATTAGCAAGAACTCATCCTCACCCAATATTTGTAAAATTCGTGAAGCTCATGGACTACAACAATGGTGGTACCAAATGTCTATAGGGCCAGGCTTTGCAGATTCATCAACAAAGGTATTGATAGATGATGCCATCCCCGTGGGTGAACCCTAA